The proteins below are encoded in one region of Scylla paramamosain isolate STU-SP2022 chromosome 8, ASM3559412v1, whole genome shotgun sequence:
- the LOC135102798 gene encoding glutamate [NMDA] receptor subunit 1-like isoform X1, with product MWWWVWLVSVAAGAGSGVQGSLPPSRRFNIGGVLHDNDTELHFTNALKNINFDGVSVADQTTLYDVTLVHRGSPIAAALHVCQTVIAQAVFAVVVASSSDDSVTTASVSYTCGFYHIPVICTHSRDYIFSDKNIHVSLLRTVPPYSHQADVWVRLLKLLGYRQVIVLHSTDTDGRALLARFQSAARHSDNEKGVKVVTVMEFSPGQESFVKELTTIREELVKVVLLYASEEDAEIIFHDASYLNMTNENYVWLVTEQALRARLVPVGALGLQLKYADDYNAHIIDSLRVVALALRRLHEAHEVIPEPPISCDDENSWDETGRELFSLIRGQVLTDGSTGKVAFDEHGDRTHAEYSVVNVQERRQDHLAYRMPQVVGEFLYDAASDEMVMQLNKSSIRWAGGLTEAPPGYFLPRHLKVLTIRETPFVYAEAVKDESQCSLHDEVFCPMLTGKEGETRPMCCWGFCIDLLLTLAEKNAFSFSLFLAPDGQYGDLVEGPDGRNWTGMIGHLAGDGDADMAVAPLTINPQRSQDIHLTKPFKYQGITILVKRAPVVPALVSILQPFRGTLWLLLMATVHVIAILIWLLDRLSPVYSEDKQEGESEAMAISESFWFSWSVILNSGLSEGTPRGLSGRVLGIIWSGFTMIMVASYTANLAAFLVLDTPETPISGINDPRLRNPVENFSFATVRGSAVDMFFRRKTEWANMYRVMEAHDYRTVDEAVQAVRDGRLQAFIWESSRLEYEASMDCSLVTVGELFGRSGYGIGLKKESPWSEKITLDILDLHERGYMEDLDKKWIWNEGESCNVSDQEFSKRLGLKNLEGIFILVAGGVLSGIPLIVMELIYHRCRRRYEAARSDGSSQQQRGSNCQVSEDREGRGCCEGEGDDSLRNPLLAKKTTAVENNVAAKPRSSPGRGATLANCVTDGGIGIGRHRYPHSHAHQWDSEEVLQEVEERLLASPHIPEEWWILAPPTCPHYRDAPDPCYLEEPCHAPCPTPCPAPCLADCDGPVCLDPRCVENPASSGNEDCTQFHVDVDLHVAEAGVEAGEACVFGGCECNSSGTSPATPAAAGEGSNVSRPPHKVSLTTPGERKQ from the exons AT gtggtggtgggtgtggttggTGAGTGTGGCGGCGGGAGCGGGGAGTGGTGTCCAGGGGTCGCTTCCTCCCTCCAGGAGGTTCAACATCGGGGGTGTTCTTCATGACAACGACACGGAGCTCCACTTCACGAATGCACTCAAG AACATCAACTTCGACGGTGTCTCCGTGGCTGACCAGACCACGCTGTACGACGTGACGCTGGTACACCGCGGCAGCCCCATCGCGGCGGCTCTGCACGTGTGTCAGACGGTGATCGCCCAGGCG GTGTTCGCTGTGGTCGTGGCGAGTTCTTCAGATGACTCGGTGACGACAGCCTCGGTCTCCTACACCTGCGGCTTCTACCACATCCCGGTTATCTGCACACACTCCAGGGACTACATCTTCTCCGACaag aacatcCACGTGTCTCTGCTGCGCACGGTGCCACCCTATAGCCACCAGGCGGACGTGTGGGTGAGGCTCTTGAAGCTGCTGGGGTACAGGCAGGTCATCGTGCTGCACTCGACGGACACGGACGGCCGCGCACTCCTCGCCCGCTTCCAGTCCGCCGCCAGACATAGCGACAACGAGAAGGGAGTCAAG GTGGTAACTGTGATGGAGTTTTCTCCCGGCCAGGAATCCTTTGTGAAAGAGCTGACCACCATCCGCGAGGAGCTGGTGAAGGTCGTCCTGCTTTACGCCAG CGAGGAAGACGCAGAGATAATTTTCCACGACGCCAGCTACCTCAACATGACGAATGAGAACTACGTGTGGCTGGTGACCGAGCAAGCCCTACGCGCCCGTCTCGTCCCTGTGGGTGCCCTGGGCCTGCAGCTCAAGTACGCCGACGACTACAACGCCCACATCATCGACAGTTT GCGAGTGGTGGCCCTGGCACTGCGTCGTCTGCACGAGGCACACGAGGTCATCCCGGAGCCGCCAATCAGTTGCGACGACGAGAACAGCTGGGATGAGACCGGGCGTGAGCTGTTCAG ccTGATACGGGGGCAAGTATTGACGGACGGAAGCACGGGGAAGGTGGCATTTGACGAGCACGGGGATCGAACCCACGCTGAGTACTCCGTTGTGAACGTGCAGGAACGGCGACAGGACCACCTCGCCTACAGGATGCCACAGGTCGTCGGGGAGTTCCTTTACGATGCG GCGAGCGACGAGATGGTGATGCAGCTTAACAAGTCCAGCATCAGGTGGGCGGGAGGACTGACCGAGGCACCCCCTGGCTACTTCCTTCCCAGGCATCTCAAG GTGCTCACTATCCGCGAGACGCCCTTCGTGTACGCCGAGGCAGTGAAGGACGAGTCGCAGTGCTCTCTCCACGACGAGGTGTTCTGCCCCATGCtcacagggaaggaag GAGAGACGCGTCCGATGTGCTGCTGGGGTTTCTGCATCGACTTGCTCCTCACACTGGCTGAAAAGAACGCCTTCAGCTTCAGCCTGTTCCTCGCCCCTGACGGCCAGTACGGGGACCTGGTCGAGGGGCCTGACG gaaGGAACTGGACGGGCATGATCGGGCACCTGGCGGGGGACGGGGACGCGGACATGGCCGTGGCGCCTCTCACCATCAACCCTCAGCGCTCCCAGGACATTCACCTCACCAAGCCCTTCAAGTACCAGGGCATCACCATCCTCGTCAAGCGG GCCCCCGTCGTGCCCGCGCTGGTGTCGATCCTGCAGCCTTTCCGAGGGACGCTGTGGCTGCTGCTGATGGCTACCGTGCATGTCATTGCAATCCTCATCTGGCTCCTGGACCGCCTCAGCCCCGTCTACAG CGAAGACAAGCAGGAGGGCGAGAGCGAGGCCATGGCCATCTCGGAGTCCTTCTGGTTCTCGTGGTCTGTCATCCTCAATAGCGGTCTCTCGGAAG GGACGCCGCGTGGCCTGAGTGGGAGGGTCCTTGGCATCATCTGGAGCGGCTTCACGATGATCATGGTGGCCTCCTACACAGCTAACCTGGCGGCCTTCCTGGTGCTGGACACGCCCGAGACACCCATCTCAGGCATCAACGATCcccgg CTTCGGAACCCTGTGGAGAACTTCAGCTTCGCCACGGTGCGCGGGTCTGCGGTGGACATGTTCTTCCGCCGCAAGACTGAGTGGGCGAACATGTACCGCGTGATGGAGGCACATGACTACCGCACCGTGGACGAGGCGGTGCAGGCGGTGCGCGACGG GCGGCTCCAGGCGTTCATCTGGGAGAGCTCGAGGCTGGAGTACGAGGCGTCCATGGACTGCAGCCTGGTGACGGTCGGAGAGCTGTTTGGGCGCTCCGGGTATGGCATCGGCCTGAAGAAGGAGTCCCCGTGGTCAGAGAAAATCACGCTGGACATCCTGGACCTTCACGAGC GAGGATACATGGAGGACTTGGACAAGAAGTGGATATGGAATGAGGGAGAGTCGTGTAACGTGAGCGATCAGGAATTCTCTAAGCGCCTGGGACTCAAGAACCTGGAGGGCATCTTCATCCTGGTGGCGGGTGGCGTGCTGAGTGGCATCCCGCTCATCGTGATGGAGCTGATCTACCACCGCTGCAGGAGGCGCTACGAGGCAGCCAGGAGTGACGGGAGCAGCCAGCAGCAGAGGGGCAGTAACTGCCAGGTCAGCGAGGACAGGGAGGGACGAGGATGCTGCGAAGGCGAG GGAGACGATAGTTTGAGAAATCCTTTACTCGCAAAGAAAACAACTGCAGTAG AGAATAATGTTGCTGCTAAGCCCCGCAGCAGCCCGGGGCGAGGCGCCACACTGGCAAACTGTGTTACGGACGGCGGTATCGGGATAGGGCGGCACCGCTACCCACATTCCCACGCCCACCAGTGGGACAGCGAGGAGGTgctgcaggaggtggaggagcgaCTCTTGGCCAGCCCGCACATCCCCGAGGAGTGGTGGATCCTCGCGCCGCCCACCTGCCCCCACTACCGCGACGCCCCTGACCCGTGTTACCTGGAGGAGCCCTGCCACGCCCCCTGTCCCACCCCCTGCCCCGCTCCCTGCCTTGCTGACTGCGATGGCCCAGTCTGCCTCGACCCTCGGTGCGTGGAGAACCCGGCTAGCAGTGGTAATGAAGACTGCACACAGTTCCACGTGGACGTTGACCTGCACGTGGCGGAAGCGGGCGTGGAGGCGGGCGAGGCGTGTGTGTTTGGAGGGTGCGAATGTAATTCCTCGGGCACTTCCCCAGCgacgccagcagcagcaggagaaggcaGCAATGTGTCACGTCCTCCCCACAAG GTTTCTTTAACTACACCAGGAGAACGAAAACAATAG
- the LOC135102798 gene encoding glutamate [NMDA] receptor subunit 1-like isoform X2 yields the protein MWWWVWLVSVAAGAGSGVQGSLPPSRRFNIGGVLHDNDTELHFTNALKNINFDGVSVADQTTLYDVTLVHRGSPIAAALHVCQTVIAQAVFAVVVASSSDDSVTTASVSYTCGFYHIPVICTHSRDYIFSDKNIHVSLLRTVPPYSHQADVWVRLLKLLGYRQVIVLHSTDTDGRALLARFQSAARHSDNEKGVKVVTVMEFSPGQESFVKELTTIREELVKVVLLYASEEDAEIIFHDASYLNMTNENYVWLVTEQALRARLVPVGALGLQLKYADDYNAHIIDSLRVVALALRRLHEAHEVIPEPPISCDDENSWDETGRELFSLIRGQVLTDGSTGKVAFDEHGDRTHAEYSVVNVQERRQDHLAYRMPQVVGEFLYDAASDEMVMQLNKSSIRWAGGLTEAPPGYFLPRHLKVLTIRETPFVYAEAVKDESQCSLHDEVFCPMLTGKEGETRPMCCWGFCIDLLLTLAEKNAFSFSLFLAPDGQYGDLVEGPDGRNWTGMIGHLAGDGDADMAVAPLTINPQRSQDIHLTKPFKYQGITILVKRAPVVPALVSILQPFRGTLWLLLMATVHVIAILIWLLDRLSPVYSEDKQEGESEAMAISESFWFSWSVILNSGLSEGTPRGLSGRVLGIIWSGFTMIMVASYTANLAAFLVLDTPETPISGINDPRLRNPVENFSFATVRGSAVDMFFRRKTEWANMYRVMEAHDYRTVDEAVQAVRDGRLQAFIWESSRLEYEASMDCSLVTVGELFGRSGYGIGLKKESPWSEKITLDILDLHERGYMEDLDKKWIWNEGESCNVSDQEFSKRLGLKNLEGIFILVAGGVLSGIPLIVMELIYHRCRRRYEAARSDGSSQQQRGSNCQVSEDREGRGCCEGEVSFSTGRR from the exons AT gtggtggtgggtgtggttggTGAGTGTGGCGGCGGGAGCGGGGAGTGGTGTCCAGGGGTCGCTTCCTCCCTCCAGGAGGTTCAACATCGGGGGTGTTCTTCATGACAACGACACGGAGCTCCACTTCACGAATGCACTCAAG AACATCAACTTCGACGGTGTCTCCGTGGCTGACCAGACCACGCTGTACGACGTGACGCTGGTACACCGCGGCAGCCCCATCGCGGCGGCTCTGCACGTGTGTCAGACGGTGATCGCCCAGGCG GTGTTCGCTGTGGTCGTGGCGAGTTCTTCAGATGACTCGGTGACGACAGCCTCGGTCTCCTACACCTGCGGCTTCTACCACATCCCGGTTATCTGCACACACTCCAGGGACTACATCTTCTCCGACaag aacatcCACGTGTCTCTGCTGCGCACGGTGCCACCCTATAGCCACCAGGCGGACGTGTGGGTGAGGCTCTTGAAGCTGCTGGGGTACAGGCAGGTCATCGTGCTGCACTCGACGGACACGGACGGCCGCGCACTCCTCGCCCGCTTCCAGTCCGCCGCCAGACATAGCGACAACGAGAAGGGAGTCAAG GTGGTAACTGTGATGGAGTTTTCTCCCGGCCAGGAATCCTTTGTGAAAGAGCTGACCACCATCCGCGAGGAGCTGGTGAAGGTCGTCCTGCTTTACGCCAG CGAGGAAGACGCAGAGATAATTTTCCACGACGCCAGCTACCTCAACATGACGAATGAGAACTACGTGTGGCTGGTGACCGAGCAAGCCCTACGCGCCCGTCTCGTCCCTGTGGGTGCCCTGGGCCTGCAGCTCAAGTACGCCGACGACTACAACGCCCACATCATCGACAGTTT GCGAGTGGTGGCCCTGGCACTGCGTCGTCTGCACGAGGCACACGAGGTCATCCCGGAGCCGCCAATCAGTTGCGACGACGAGAACAGCTGGGATGAGACCGGGCGTGAGCTGTTCAG ccTGATACGGGGGCAAGTATTGACGGACGGAAGCACGGGGAAGGTGGCATTTGACGAGCACGGGGATCGAACCCACGCTGAGTACTCCGTTGTGAACGTGCAGGAACGGCGACAGGACCACCTCGCCTACAGGATGCCACAGGTCGTCGGGGAGTTCCTTTACGATGCG GCGAGCGACGAGATGGTGATGCAGCTTAACAAGTCCAGCATCAGGTGGGCGGGAGGACTGACCGAGGCACCCCCTGGCTACTTCCTTCCCAGGCATCTCAAG GTGCTCACTATCCGCGAGACGCCCTTCGTGTACGCCGAGGCAGTGAAGGACGAGTCGCAGTGCTCTCTCCACGACGAGGTGTTCTGCCCCATGCtcacagggaaggaag GAGAGACGCGTCCGATGTGCTGCTGGGGTTTCTGCATCGACTTGCTCCTCACACTGGCTGAAAAGAACGCCTTCAGCTTCAGCCTGTTCCTCGCCCCTGACGGCCAGTACGGGGACCTGGTCGAGGGGCCTGACG gaaGGAACTGGACGGGCATGATCGGGCACCTGGCGGGGGACGGGGACGCGGACATGGCCGTGGCGCCTCTCACCATCAACCCTCAGCGCTCCCAGGACATTCACCTCACCAAGCCCTTCAAGTACCAGGGCATCACCATCCTCGTCAAGCGG GCCCCCGTCGTGCCCGCGCTGGTGTCGATCCTGCAGCCTTTCCGAGGGACGCTGTGGCTGCTGCTGATGGCTACCGTGCATGTCATTGCAATCCTCATCTGGCTCCTGGACCGCCTCAGCCCCGTCTACAG CGAAGACAAGCAGGAGGGCGAGAGCGAGGCCATGGCCATCTCGGAGTCCTTCTGGTTCTCGTGGTCTGTCATCCTCAATAGCGGTCTCTCGGAAG GGACGCCGCGTGGCCTGAGTGGGAGGGTCCTTGGCATCATCTGGAGCGGCTTCACGATGATCATGGTGGCCTCCTACACAGCTAACCTGGCGGCCTTCCTGGTGCTGGACACGCCCGAGACACCCATCTCAGGCATCAACGATCcccgg CTTCGGAACCCTGTGGAGAACTTCAGCTTCGCCACGGTGCGCGGGTCTGCGGTGGACATGTTCTTCCGCCGCAAGACTGAGTGGGCGAACATGTACCGCGTGATGGAGGCACATGACTACCGCACCGTGGACGAGGCGGTGCAGGCGGTGCGCGACGG GCGGCTCCAGGCGTTCATCTGGGAGAGCTCGAGGCTGGAGTACGAGGCGTCCATGGACTGCAGCCTGGTGACGGTCGGAGAGCTGTTTGGGCGCTCCGGGTATGGCATCGGCCTGAAGAAGGAGTCCCCGTGGTCAGAGAAAATCACGCTGGACATCCTGGACCTTCACGAGC GAGGATACATGGAGGACTTGGACAAGAAGTGGATATGGAATGAGGGAGAGTCGTGTAACGTGAGCGATCAGGAATTCTCTAAGCGCCTGGGACTCAAGAACCTGGAGGGCATCTTCATCCTGGTGGCGGGTGGCGTGCTGAGTGGCATCCCGCTCATCGTGATGGAGCTGATCTACCACCGCTGCAGGAGGCGCTACGAGGCAGCCAGGAGTGACGGGAGCAGCCAGCAGCAGAGGGGCAGTAACTGCCAGGTCAGCGAGGACAGGGAGGGACGAGGATGCTGCGAAGGCGAG GTATCTTTTTCCACAGGGAGACGATAG